From bacterium:
GGCGAAGCCGGGGGCCCCCGACGAGGAGTCGCCCGACACCTGGATCCTGTACCAGGCGCGCGGCGAGGTGGACCTGGACGAGCCCCTGCGCGAGGCCGCGCTGCTGGACCTGCCGATCAAGCGGGTCTGCCGCGAGGACTGCCTGGGATTCTGCCCCACCTGCGGGGCGGACCGTAACCTGAAGGACTGCGACTGCCCCCGGGAGCCCGCCGACCCCCGCTGGGACGGGCTGGATTCCTGAACATCGGAAGCGAGGCATCGAGATGGCTGTTCCCAAGAAAAAAACCAGCCACATGCGCAAGGGCACCCGCCGCGCGCACTGGCACCTGGCCACCCCCAGCGCGTCGAAGTGCGCGCACTGCGGAGCGCCCTGCCGCCCCCACCGCGTCTGCCGCGCGTGCGGCCACTACGGCGCCCGCGAAGTGATCGTGATTGAAAAGAGCTAGCGGAAAAGAGCTAGCGGAAAAGCTCTAGTCGGCGGCGAGAACCGGCAGGGAGGTCGGGCATGGACGTCAGCGCGACGCGCAAGGTGGTCGTGGCGGTGGACGCCATGGGCGGGGACTTCGGTCCCTCCGTGGTGGTCCCGGGCGCCGTGGCGGCCGCGCGCGCCGAGCCCGGTCTGGCCCTGGCCCTCTACGGCGACCCCGACACCCTGGACGCCCAGCTCGGCGAACTCGGCGCGCGCGACCTGCCCGTCGAGGTCGTGGCCTGCCGCGACCGCATCGAGATGGGCGAATCGCCGGCCGCGGCGGTCAAGGGCCGCCCCGACGCCCCCATCGTCCGGGCCACCCGGGACCACCGCGAGGGCCGCGTCCAGGCGGTGGTCAGCGCCGGCAGCACCGGCGCGCAGGTCGCCGCCAGCCTGATGATCCTCGGGCGCCTCGAAGGCGTCGACCGCCCCGCGATCGCGACCGGCATCCCCACCCTGAACGGCCGCTTCCTGCTGCTGGACGTCGGCGCCAACGTGCAGTGCACCCCCGAGCACCTGCTGGTCTTCGCGCTGCTCGGCGACGAGTACGCGCGCCGCCTGCTGGACGTCGAGACGCCGCGCGTCGGCCTGCTGAACATCGGCGAGGAGCCGACCAAGGGCACCGAGCTCTGCGTCCAGGCCCACGCCCTGCTGCGCGACGCCCCCCTGAACTTCGTCGGCAACGTGGAGAGCCGCCACCTGCTGGACGGCGCGGCCGACGTCGTGGTCACCGACGGCTTCACCGGCAACATCGCGCTGAAGCTCGTCGAGGGCTTCGGGGGCTTCCTGCAGACGGCGGCCCGGCAGTTCCTCGCCGGCGGCGCCGTCGACGCGGGGGAGGGCCTGCGCGGGCTGCTGCACCGCCTCGACTACACGTCCACCGGCGGCGCCCTGCTGCTGGGCGTGCGCGGCTCCTCCATCATCTGTCACGGCGCCAGCCCCGCCCGCGCGATCCAGAGCGCGGTGCTGGCCGCGGGCCGCATGGCCAGGCTCGACCTGCCGGGCCTGCTGCAGCAGCGGCTGGCCGCGCGCGCCTGACCCGCAACCCGCGAAAGGCCGGCGATGTTCAAGGTTCCCATGCTGTTCCCGGGTCAGGCCTCGCAGTCCGTCGGCATGGCCGGCGACCTGGCCGCCCGCGGCGGGCCCGGCGCCGCCTTCCTGGCGACCGTCGACGACGCGCTGGGCTTCGCGCTCACGCGCGTGATGTACGAGGGCCCCGAGGCGACGCTCACCGAGACCTGGAACGCGCAGCCGGCCATCCTCGCCCACTCGGTCGCCGTCGCGCTGGAACTGCGCGAGCTGGGGATCGCGCCGAGCGTGGTCGCCGGCCACTCGCTGGGCGAGTTCTCGGCCGCGGTGGCGGTGGGCGCGCTTTCGCCGCGCGACGGCCTGGCCCTGGTGCGCCGCCGCGGCGAGCTGATGTTCGCCGCGGGGCAGGAGCGCCCCGGCACGATGGCGGCGATCATGGGCCTCGATGCCGACACCGTGCGGCGGGTCTGCGCCGAGGTCGCCGCGGACGCCGGCGTGGTCGTGCTGGCCAACCACAACTCGTCCAACCAGGTCGCCATCTCCGGCGAGATCACCGCCGTCGACGCCGCCTGCGAGGCGCTCAAGACGGCCGGCGCGAAGCGGGCGCTGCGGCTGAACGTCAGCGGCGCCTTCCACTCGCCGCTGCTGTCGGGCGCGGCGGATAGCTTCGCCGCCCACCTCGCCGACGTCGCGATCGCGGACCCCGCGGCGCCCCTGGTGGCCAACGTGACGGCCGCCCCGTCGACGACCGCGGCGGAGCTGCGCGAGGGCTTCCGGCGGCAGCTCACCTCGCCGGTGCGCTGGCACGAGAGCCTGGCGGCCCTGGTGTCCGGCGCCGTGACGGGGGAGCGCCCGCGCGTCGTGCTGGAGGTCGGTCCCGGCAAGGTGCTGTCCAACCTGGCCAAGCGGGAGTACCCCGAGGTGACGTTCCTGGCGGTGGGCACGTCCGAGGAGCTGGACAACGTCCTGGACACCGTCCGGGGCCTGT
This genomic window contains:
- the rpmF gene encoding 50S ribosomal protein L32, translated to MAVPKKKTSHMRKGTRRAHWHLATPSASKCAHCGAPCRPHRVCRACGHYGAREVIVIEKS
- the fabD gene encoding ACP S-malonyltransferase; amino-acid sequence: MFKVPMLFPGQASQSVGMAGDLAARGGPGAAFLATVDDALGFALTRVMYEGPEATLTETWNAQPAILAHSVAVALELRELGIAPSVVAGHSLGEFSAAVAVGALSPRDGLALVRRRGELMFAAGQERPGTMAAIMGLDADTVRRVCAEVAADAGVVVLANHNSSNQVAISGEITAVDAACEALKTAGAKRALRLNVSGAFHSPLLSGAADSFAAHLADVAIADPAAPLVANVTAAPSTTAAELREGFRRQLTSPVRWHESLAALVSGAVTGERPRVVLEVGPGKVLSNLAKREYPEVTFLAVGTSEELDNVLDTVRGLLA
- the plsX gene encoding phosphate acyltransferase PlsX, with protein sequence MDVSATRKVVVAVDAMGGDFGPSVVVPGAVAAARAEPGLALALYGDPDTLDAQLGELGARDLPVEVVACRDRIEMGESPAAAVKGRPDAPIVRATRDHREGRVQAVVSAGSTGAQVAASLMILGRLEGVDRPAIATGIPTLNGRFLLLDVGANVQCTPEHLLVFALLGDEYARRLLDVETPRVGLLNIGEEPTKGTELCVQAHALLRDAPLNFVGNVESRHLLDGAADVVVTDGFTGNIALKLVEGFGGFLQTAARQFLAGGAVDAGEGLRGLLHRLDYTSTGGALLLGVRGSSIICHGASPARAIQSAVLAAGRMARLDLPGLLQQRLAARA